In the Sphingobacterium sp. PCS056 genome, TTTATTTCCTGTTAGCAGTCATGAAAATAAGAATTTAATTGATGAGTTAAAAATCATTAAATAAAAATAACTAAAATTTTATTAAAAAGTAGTCTAGAGACTGCAGTTTATTAATATAATAGCCATGGAGCCCAAACTTAAACTTGTTTTTGCAGATGACTGTGTTTTCCAACAAGCTATGATGAAATTGCTGATCAAAAGAATGGAGATTTTTGATCTTTATTTTACCTGCAATGATGGTGCAGAATTGATCGAAAAACTTGCTGACGCTGAGGTGCTTCCTGAAATTTGCATATTGGACCTCCATATGCCCAATATGGGGGGGATAAGCACTGCTCGTGAAATAGGTGTTAGATTTCCAGAAATCAAAATCTTTGGTTATACAGCCAGTGCAGATGATGAAGAGATTGAAGATTTTAAGCGGCATGGTGCATCTCATGTATTTTCTAAAACAGATCCTGCAGCCATGTTAATCCAAATTAAAACAATCCTTAAACCAGTATTTACACGATAATAATATGAATGTGCCCCCTACTGAATTCAAACTGTTTCCATTAAGTGATTGGAATCGTGAACAGGTTTTTTATTGGTATAAGCCTGTTGATTTTTTTAGTATTGTGAGAGCTTTTGAGCCTTTAGAAATCTCAACTGGAATAGAACAATATAGAGTTGGTCGAGATAAAATGGCGTTTATCGGTTCAGGAAAAGAATATGATATCACTCAAAGTGTAGGGGCTAAAGGGTATATCATCACTTTTACAGCTGCTTTCTACGAAAAATCAATTTCTGATTCTGTACTTCTCAATTCGGAATTATTTTTTGATGCTTTTCAATCGGTGCAGATTACAGACACTCTTGGAGATGAGGAAGATTTTATGAAGCTGATCAACCGTACAGAAAATCTTGTCCATGATGTATCGGATCTTGTGATCCACAATTGTATTGAGTCTTTGTTATTGGAGGGTATGCAGCATATTAAATTCAACTCCTGCTTGCTGGACTACGGGGCAGTTCCAATACGTGGAATGGTAAATGCTTTTTCTATTTTGGTACATAAGCACTTTAAAGAGCAGACCAATGTTCAGTTTTATGCGGAAAAACTGAACGTTACTCCTCGAAAATTAACAGAAATGTGTTTAGCTATATGGGGAAAAACCGCAAAATCAGCGATTTCCGATATTGTACTGAAGGAGGCTTTACGTTATATTAAACATACCGATCTATCGATCTCACAGATTGCTTATGAGATGGGATTTACGGATGAATCCAATTTTAGGCATTTTGTAAAGAAATGTACTGGGAATATTCCGATGAGCTATCGACAGATATACGCACTTTGACGCTGTTATATTTAACATGAGGAATGCTTTTTTTTACAGACTTAGGTTGATCGCTATTCTTTAACTTTATCCATTACACTGGACTATCACCTTAATGATAATATTGACCCTATCATCCTATGAAAAAATATTTGTGCTTGTGTTTATATATTGGGGCAAGCTATCTGCTCTTTGGTGTTGTAGAAACTAAAGCGCAGATAGCGAGCACAGCACTTTCCATCACTCTACGTCCTTTCTTATCATTAAGTGTGAATCCAGTTTATAGTAGAGAAATTGATGCAAGCAAGACCGGAATGCTCGCTCAAGGATCGTATTCCTATCATCAATCCTTTGAACATTTAGCGGTTGTTTCAAATGAAGCATTTGAAATTCGGGTCGATCATATAAATCTTCCTAATAATCAGTCAATACGTCTCGATGTACAGCTCGTAAGGAACTGGGATAATATTGGCGTTGATACACTTTTTTGTAAAAAGGTTGGTTTAAAGGTTCTCGAGGCTAAGTCTGCTGTGAAATTAGTAAATGAGAAACCGAATGACATCGCAACAATAGAAATTTTTAAATATACTTTAACAGCTTTATAAGCATTTAATAGTATATCTATAGATAAATTTGGCTTGGACTTGTTAATTTATTTAAATAAGAAATGGGACGAAATCCCTTCGTCCCATTATTCTAACATTATTGAAGAACAATTATTTTTAATAATAACTGTTACTCAAAGATAACTACACTTTGTAGTCTTTGTTCTGTTAAAAATGGTGGATTTCATGTGTAAAAAACTTGTACATATGTATTAGTTTAAGATTGCATAGCCCCGCTCTGCAGACTGAGGTTTTGCAATCTTAAACTGGATTT is a window encoding:
- a CDS encoding helix-turn-helix domain-containing protein, which codes for MNVPPTEFKLFPLSDWNREQVFYWYKPVDFFSIVRAFEPLEISTGIEQYRVGRDKMAFIGSGKEYDITQSVGAKGYIITFTAAFYEKSISDSVLLNSELFFDAFQSVQITDTLGDEEDFMKLINRTENLVHDVSDLVIHNCIESLLLEGMQHIKFNSCLLDYGAVPIRGMVNAFSILVHKHFKEQTNVQFYAEKLNVTPRKLTEMCLAIWGKTAKSAISDIVLKEALRYIKHTDLSISQIAYEMGFTDESNFRHFVKKCTGNIPMSYRQIYAL
- a CDS encoding response regulator, which gives rise to MEPKLKLVFADDCVFQQAMMKLLIKRMEIFDLYFTCNDGAELIEKLADAEVLPEICILDLHMPNMGGISTAREIGVRFPEIKIFGYTASADDEEIEDFKRHGASHVFSKTDPAAMLIQIKTILKPVFTR